In Rattus rattus isolate New Zealand chromosome 9, Rrattus_CSIRO_v1, whole genome shotgun sequence, a genomic segment contains:
- the Dhrs13 gene encoding dehydrogenase/reductase SDR family member 13: METLLLGAGLLLGAYVLVYYNLVKAPPCGGIGSLRGRTAVVTGANSGIGKMTALELARRGARVVLACRSRERGEAAAFDLRQESGNNEVIFMALDLASLTSVQAFATAFLSSEPRLDILIHNAGISSCGRTRETFNLLFRVNHVGPFLLTHLLLPRLRSCAPSRVVIVSSAAHRRGRLDFTRLDCPVVGWQQELRAYADSKLANVLFARELATQLEGTGVTCYAAHPGPVNSELFLRHLPGWLRPILRPLAWLVLRAPQGGAQTPLYCALQEGIEPLSGRYFANCHVEEVSAAARDDQAAHRLWKVTKKLAGLGPEDDPDTDDEQEPRDPRAPSSLSAPSPEKTTISGPSRSYQGSQDLSKLTQRRIQVKDEPTP; this comes from the exons ATGGAGACGCTGCTGCTGGGCGCCGGGCTGCTGCTGGGCGCCTACGTGCTTGTCTACTACAACCTGGTGAAGGCCCCACCATGCGGCGGCATCGGCAGCCTGCGGGGCCGCACGGCCGTGGTCACTG GCGCCAATAGCGGCATCGGGAAGATGACAGCGCTGGAGCTGGCGCGCCGGGGAGCGCGCGTGGTGCTGGCCTGCCGCAGCCGGGAGCGTGGGGAAGCGGCCGCCTTCGACCTCCGCCAG GAGAGTGGAAACAATGAGGTCATCTTCATGGCCTTGGACTTGGCCAGTCTGACCTCCGTGCAGGCCTTTGCCACAGCCTTCCTGAGCTCTGAGCCAAGGCTGGACATCCTTATCCACAATGCAG GGATCAGTTCCTGTGGCCGGACTCGGGAAACCTTTAACCTGCTGTTTCGAGTGAACCACGTTGGCCCTTTTCTGCTGACACACTTGTTGCTACCCCGCCTGAGGTCGTGTGCCCCCAGCCGTGTGGTAATCGTGTCATCGGCTGCCCACCGACGTGGTCGCCTGGACTTCACACGTCTGGACTGCCCAGTGGTGGGCTGGCAGCAGGAGCTTCGGGCATATGCCGACAGCAAACTAGCCAACGTGCTGTTTGCCCGGGAGCTTGCCACCCAGCTTGAGGGCACTGGTGTCACCTGCTATGCGGCCCACCCAG GGCCTGTGAACTCGGAGCTCTTCCTGCGTCACCTTCCTGGATGGTTGCGTCCTATTTTGCGCCCACTGGCTTGGTTGGTGCTTCGGGCACCTCAAGGGGGTGCCCAAACACCCCTGTACTGCGCTTTGCAGGAGGGCATTGAGCCCCTCAGCGGGAGATATTTTGCCAACTGCCACGTGGAGGAGGTCTCTGCAGCTGCTAGAGATGACCAGGCTGCTCATAGGCTATGGAAAGTTACAAAGAAGCTGGCAGGGCTTGGGCCTGAAGACGATCCTGACACCGACGACGAGCAGGAACCTCGGGATCCCAGAGCCCCATCTTCTCTGAGTGCCCCCAGCCCTGAGAAAACCACAATTTCTGGACCTTCTCGTAGCTATCAGGGCTCACAAGACTTATCCAAATTGACACAGAGAAGAATTCAGGTGAAGGATGAACCTACACCCTAA